In Sphaeramia orbicularis chromosome 5, fSphaOr1.1, whole genome shotgun sequence, a genomic segment contains:
- the ccdc174 gene encoding coiled-coil domain-containing protein 174 isoform X1: protein MDKKKPFNVTASSLVDLKAELYRKQEQFKQEKLNQENTGTPFKSKDKVKKPTVWSKQNAGVSARAEKDAEQLLEEQKTLDTSRSKLEEKARLYEQMTKGDFPDEETESLFLVDFTQKIIDKKRETFSQRETFRDDDERESSSPIPAPQNPDEEWVDYVDSLGRSRRCMKKDLPDFHKMDQDLKGKGKISVDKTLLSEDMRRELQRQEWEREEEEAMKRPVGPIHYEDIRGQEARELGVGYFAFSQDQEQRRKQRETLDMLRDQTTEQRSKRERLKEKRQAILQARLAKVRQRKMKKAKLDGTEDTELQENDAEEEEEPEPSGPSPPPEDIPEVSTLRRVEVEIQERRDTKPGVPHVREWDRGKEFMFSDWKNRRREERDSEFAPPSAYFSDKKMQRPENTQIHKKNKSNIPFSWSKKPGVSDDKGEPQPQPEDVPPPQPQNNVQTPSEPQTTSQSPPRSADPPPVSAPPVNIQYPPPPFYPPFPPPPPHFTVPPHMTPQFPPQYPNMYPPHLPPHYLPHYPPPPQNQPPPQPQPQPQPQPLPPGEDPTPSQSQQVPQGPPQSLGDMLSFYRNTT, encoded by the exons ATGGATAAAAAGAAGCCCTTCAACGTGACGGCTTCGTCG CTAGTGGACCTTAAAGCTGAACTCTACAGGAAACAAGAACAATTCAAACAGGAGAAGTTAAACCAAGAAAACACTGGTACTCCATTCAAATCCAAAGATAAAGTCAAG AAACCTACTGTGTGGAGCAAACAAAATGCAGGTGTTTCAGCAAGAGCAGAGAAAGATGCTGAGCAGCTGTTAGAGGAGCAGAAAACCCTCGATACATCAAG GTCCAAGTTGGAGGAGAAGGCCAGACTGTATGAACAAATGACTAAAGGAGACTTCCCAG ATGAAGAGACAGAGAGTCTGTTTCTGGTTGATTTCACTCAGAAGATAATTGACAAAAAGAGGGAAACATTTTCACAAAGAGAGACATTCAGAGATGATGACGAAAGGGAGAGCTCATCACCGATCCCAGCTCCTCAGAACCCTGATGAGGAATG GGTTGACTACGTGGACTCCTTGGGACGATCTCGAAGATGCATGAAGAAAGACCTGCCAGATTTTCATAAAATGGACCAGGATCTTAAAGGCAAAGG AAAAATTTCAGTTGACAAGACGTTGCTCTCAGAGGACATGCGTCGAGAGCTACAGAGGCAGGAGTgggaaagagaagaagaggaggctaTGAAGAGGCCTGTCGGACCAATCCACTACGAGGACATCAGAGGACAAG AGGCCCGGGAGCTTGGTGTGGGATACTTTGCATTTTCTCAGGATCAAGAGCAGCGCAGAAAACAGAGGGAAACTCTTGACATGCTCAGAGACCAG ACAACAGAGCAGCGCAGTAAACGGGAGCGACTGAAAGAGAAGAGACAGGCCATCCTACAGGCCCGGCTGGCTAAGGTGaggcagaggaagatgaagaaggccAAGCTGGATGGCACTGAGGACACTGAGCTACAAGAGAATGATG cagaggaagaggaggaacctGAACCATCAGGGCCTTCACCCCCACCAGAGGACATCCCAGAGGTCAGCACACTCAGGAGGGTGGAAGTGGAGATCCAGGAAAGAAGGGATACTAAACCTGGAGTACCTCATGTCAGAGAATGGGACAGAGGCAAAG AGTTTATGTTCAGCGACTGGAAAAATCGGCGTCGGGAGGAGCGAGATTCAGAGTTTGCTCCCCCTTCAGCATACTTTAGCGATAAGAAGATGCAAAGACCAGAAAACACTCaaattcataagaaaaataaatctaaTATACCCTTCAGTTGGAGTAAAAAACCAGGAGTATCTGATGATAAAGGAGAACCACAACCACAGCCTGAAGATGTTCCTCCTCCTCAACCTCAGAATAATGTCCAAACTCCTTCAGAGCCGCAGACTACATCACAGTCACCGCCTCGCTCCGCAGACCCACCCCCTGTATCTGCTCCTCCTGTCAACATCCAGTATCCACCTCCTCCCTTTTATCCTCCTTTCCCTCCGCCTCCCCCTCATTTCACAGTTCCACCTCACATGACCCCACAGTTTCCCCCACAGTACCCAAACATGTATCCACCCCATCTCCCACCTCATTATCTGCCCCATTATCCACCTCCGCCGCAGAATCAGCCTCCACCTCAACCTCAACCTCAACCTCAAcctcagccacttccaccaggCGAGGACCCGACCCCAAGTCAGAGCCAACAGGTCCCACAAGGTCCTCCTCAGAGTTTGGGTGACATGCTGTCCTTCTACAGAAACACGACCTGA
- the ghrl gene encoding appetite-regulating hormone, which produces MFLRGNTCLLVFLFCTLALWCKSTSAGSSYLSPSQKPQSKGKPPRVGRQLMDEPTEPTEDKHITISAPFEIGVTMRGEEFEEYGVMLQEIIQRLMGKTETGGSSSSA; this is translated from the exons ATGTTTTTGAGGGGAAACACTTGTCTGCTGGTCTTTTTGTTCTGCACTTTGGCTTTGTGGTGCAAGTCCACCAGTGCAGGCTCCAGCTATCTCAGTCCCTCGCAAAAACCTCAG AGCAAAGGGAAACCACCCAGGGTCGGTCGGCAATTGATGGATGAGCCCACTGAACCCACCGAGGACAAACACATCACA ATAAGTGCCCCTTTTGAAATTGGCGTCACCATGAGAGGTGAGGAATTTGAGGAGTACGGTGTGATGCTGCAGGAGATAATTCAACGCCTGATGGGAAAAACAGAAACAGGAGGTTCATCCAGCTCTGCCTGA
- the ccdc174 gene encoding coiled-coil domain-containing protein 174 isoform X2 — protein MDKKKPFNVTASSLVDLKAELYRKQEQFKQEKLNQENTGTPFKSKDKVKKPTVWSKQNAGVSARAEKDAEQLLEEQKTLDTSRSKLEEKARLYEQMTKGDFPDEETESLFLVDFTQKIIDKKRETFSQRETFRDDDERESSSPIPAPQNPDEEWVDYVDSLGRSRRCMKKDLPDFHKMDQDLKGKGKISVDKTLLSEDMRRELQRQEWEREEEEAMKRPVGPIHYEDIRGQEARELGVGYFAFSQDQEQRRKQRETLDMLRDQTTEQRSKRERLKEKRQAILQARLAKVRQRKMKKAKLDGTEDTELQENDEEEEEPEPSGPSPPPEDIPEVSTLRRVEVEIQERRDTKPGVPHVREWDRGKEFMFSDWKNRRREERDSEFAPPSAYFSDKKMQRPENTQIHKKNKSNIPFSWSKKPGVSDDKGEPQPQPEDVPPPQPQNNVQTPSEPQTTSQSPPRSADPPPVSAPPVNIQYPPPPFYPPFPPPPPHFTVPPHMTPQFPPQYPNMYPPHLPPHYLPHYPPPPQNQPPPQPQPQPQPQPLPPGEDPTPSQSQQVPQGPPQSLGDMLSFYRNTT, from the exons ATGGATAAAAAGAAGCCCTTCAACGTGACGGCTTCGTCG CTAGTGGACCTTAAAGCTGAACTCTACAGGAAACAAGAACAATTCAAACAGGAGAAGTTAAACCAAGAAAACACTGGTACTCCATTCAAATCCAAAGATAAAGTCAAG AAACCTACTGTGTGGAGCAAACAAAATGCAGGTGTTTCAGCAAGAGCAGAGAAAGATGCTGAGCAGCTGTTAGAGGAGCAGAAAACCCTCGATACATCAAG GTCCAAGTTGGAGGAGAAGGCCAGACTGTATGAACAAATGACTAAAGGAGACTTCCCAG ATGAAGAGACAGAGAGTCTGTTTCTGGTTGATTTCACTCAGAAGATAATTGACAAAAAGAGGGAAACATTTTCACAAAGAGAGACATTCAGAGATGATGACGAAAGGGAGAGCTCATCACCGATCCCAGCTCCTCAGAACCCTGATGAGGAATG GGTTGACTACGTGGACTCCTTGGGACGATCTCGAAGATGCATGAAGAAAGACCTGCCAGATTTTCATAAAATGGACCAGGATCTTAAAGGCAAAGG AAAAATTTCAGTTGACAAGACGTTGCTCTCAGAGGACATGCGTCGAGAGCTACAGAGGCAGGAGTgggaaagagaagaagaggaggctaTGAAGAGGCCTGTCGGACCAATCCACTACGAGGACATCAGAGGACAAG AGGCCCGGGAGCTTGGTGTGGGATACTTTGCATTTTCTCAGGATCAAGAGCAGCGCAGAAAACAGAGGGAAACTCTTGACATGCTCAGAGACCAG ACAACAGAGCAGCGCAGTAAACGGGAGCGACTGAAAGAGAAGAGACAGGCCATCCTACAGGCCCGGCTGGCTAAGGTGaggcagaggaagatgaagaaggccAAGCTGGATGGCACTGAGGACACTGAGCTACAAGAGAATGATG aggaagaggaggaacctGAACCATCAGGGCCTTCACCCCCACCAGAGGACATCCCAGAGGTCAGCACACTCAGGAGGGTGGAAGTGGAGATCCAGGAAAGAAGGGATACTAAACCTGGAGTACCTCATGTCAGAGAATGGGACAGAGGCAAAG AGTTTATGTTCAGCGACTGGAAAAATCGGCGTCGGGAGGAGCGAGATTCAGAGTTTGCTCCCCCTTCAGCATACTTTAGCGATAAGAAGATGCAAAGACCAGAAAACACTCaaattcataagaaaaataaatctaaTATACCCTTCAGTTGGAGTAAAAAACCAGGAGTATCTGATGATAAAGGAGAACCACAACCACAGCCTGAAGATGTTCCTCCTCCTCAACCTCAGAATAATGTCCAAACTCCTTCAGAGCCGCAGACTACATCACAGTCACCGCCTCGCTCCGCAGACCCACCCCCTGTATCTGCTCCTCCTGTCAACATCCAGTATCCACCTCCTCCCTTTTATCCTCCTTTCCCTCCGCCTCCCCCTCATTTCACAGTTCCACCTCACATGACCCCACAGTTTCCCCCACAGTACCCAAACATGTATCCACCCCATCTCCCACCTCATTATCTGCCCCATTATCCACCTCCGCCGCAGAATCAGCCTCCACCTCAACCTCAACCTCAACCTCAAcctcagccacttccaccaggCGAGGACCCGACCCCAAGTCAGAGCCAACAGGTCCCACAAGGTCCTCCTCAGAGTTTGGGTGACATGCTGTCCTTCTACAGAAACACGACCTGA
- the ccdc174 gene encoding coiled-coil domain-containing protein 174 isoform X3, producing the protein MDKKKPFNVTASSLVDLKAELYRKQEQFKQEKLNQENTGTPFKSKDKVKKPTVWSKQNAGVSARAEKDAEQLLEEQKTLDTSRSKLEEKARLYEQMTKGDFPDEETESLFLVDFTQKIIDKKRETFSQRETFRDDDERESSSPIPAPQNPDEEWVDYVDSLGRSRRCMKKDLPDFHKMDQDLKGKGKISVDKTLLSEDMRRELQRQEWEREEEEAMKRPVGPIHYEDIRGQEARELGVGYFAFSQDQEQRRKQRETLDMLRDQTTEQRSKRERLKEKRQAILQARLAKVRQRKMKKAKLDGTEDTELQENDGEEEPEPSGPSPPPEDIPEVSTLRRVEVEIQERRDTKPGVPHVREWDRGKEFMFSDWKNRRREERDSEFAPPSAYFSDKKMQRPENTQIHKKNKSNIPFSWSKKPGVSDDKGEPQPQPEDVPPPQPQNNVQTPSEPQTTSQSPPRSADPPPVSAPPVNIQYPPPPFYPPFPPPPPHFTVPPHMTPQFPPQYPNMYPPHLPPHYLPHYPPPPQNQPPPQPQPQPQPQPLPPGEDPTPSQSQQVPQGPPQSLGDMLSFYRNTT; encoded by the exons ATGGATAAAAAGAAGCCCTTCAACGTGACGGCTTCGTCG CTAGTGGACCTTAAAGCTGAACTCTACAGGAAACAAGAACAATTCAAACAGGAGAAGTTAAACCAAGAAAACACTGGTACTCCATTCAAATCCAAAGATAAAGTCAAG AAACCTACTGTGTGGAGCAAACAAAATGCAGGTGTTTCAGCAAGAGCAGAGAAAGATGCTGAGCAGCTGTTAGAGGAGCAGAAAACCCTCGATACATCAAG GTCCAAGTTGGAGGAGAAGGCCAGACTGTATGAACAAATGACTAAAGGAGACTTCCCAG ATGAAGAGACAGAGAGTCTGTTTCTGGTTGATTTCACTCAGAAGATAATTGACAAAAAGAGGGAAACATTTTCACAAAGAGAGACATTCAGAGATGATGACGAAAGGGAGAGCTCATCACCGATCCCAGCTCCTCAGAACCCTGATGAGGAATG GGTTGACTACGTGGACTCCTTGGGACGATCTCGAAGATGCATGAAGAAAGACCTGCCAGATTTTCATAAAATGGACCAGGATCTTAAAGGCAAAGG AAAAATTTCAGTTGACAAGACGTTGCTCTCAGAGGACATGCGTCGAGAGCTACAGAGGCAGGAGTgggaaagagaagaagaggaggctaTGAAGAGGCCTGTCGGACCAATCCACTACGAGGACATCAGAGGACAAG AGGCCCGGGAGCTTGGTGTGGGATACTTTGCATTTTCTCAGGATCAAGAGCAGCGCAGAAAACAGAGGGAAACTCTTGACATGCTCAGAGACCAG ACAACAGAGCAGCGCAGTAAACGGGAGCGACTGAAAGAGAAGAGACAGGCCATCCTACAGGCCCGGCTGGCTAAGGTGaggcagaggaagatgaagaaggccAAGCTGGATGGCACTGAGGACACTGAGCTACAAGAGAATGATGG agaggaggaacctGAACCATCAGGGCCTTCACCCCCACCAGAGGACATCCCAGAGGTCAGCACACTCAGGAGGGTGGAAGTGGAGATCCAGGAAAGAAGGGATACTAAACCTGGAGTACCTCATGTCAGAGAATGGGACAGAGGCAAAG AGTTTATGTTCAGCGACTGGAAAAATCGGCGTCGGGAGGAGCGAGATTCAGAGTTTGCTCCCCCTTCAGCATACTTTAGCGATAAGAAGATGCAAAGACCAGAAAACACTCaaattcataagaaaaataaatctaaTATACCCTTCAGTTGGAGTAAAAAACCAGGAGTATCTGATGATAAAGGAGAACCACAACCACAGCCTGAAGATGTTCCTCCTCCTCAACCTCAGAATAATGTCCAAACTCCTTCAGAGCCGCAGACTACATCACAGTCACCGCCTCGCTCCGCAGACCCACCCCCTGTATCTGCTCCTCCTGTCAACATCCAGTATCCACCTCCTCCCTTTTATCCTCCTTTCCCTCCGCCTCCCCCTCATTTCACAGTTCCACCTCACATGACCCCACAGTTTCCCCCACAGTACCCAAACATGTATCCACCCCATCTCCCACCTCATTATCTGCCCCATTATCCACCTCCGCCGCAGAATCAGCCTCCACCTCAACCTCAACCTCAACCTCAAcctcagccacttccaccaggCGAGGACCCGACCCCAAGTCAGAGCCAACAGGTCCCACAAGGTCCTCCTCAGAGTTTGGGTGACATGCTGTCCTTCTACAGAAACACGACCTGA